From Salvia splendens isolate huo1 chromosome 3, SspV2, whole genome shotgun sequence, a single genomic window includes:
- the LOC121796861 gene encoding uncharacterized protein LOC121796861 gives MGSKSNSNNNVVYVESILVPMSLFLTIGYHAYLWQKLKTKPSQTTIGMNMLKRRSWLRQLNQGDDKKGMFAVQSLRNSLMFAILTATVTVIITLCLAALTSNAFNAADILAASGLFGSQSPRIMVLKYASSSIFLLASFLCSSMAVGFLVDANFLINAIGEFAPGGGGYTEAVVERGFAVAVVGNRVFCMALPLMLWLFGPLSVAISSAALVWGLYELDFVASLSTIVV, from the coding sequence ATGGGAAGCAAAAGCAATAGCAACAACAACGTGGTGTATGTAGAGAGCATACTAGTCCCAATGAGCCTCTTCCTCACAATAGGCTACCATGCCTATCTATGGCAAAAGCTGAAAACCAAGCCGTCCCAAACCACAATCGGCATGAACATGCTCAAGCGCCGCTCATGGCTGCGTCAGCTCAACCAAGGCGACGACAAGAAGGGCATGTTCGCCGTCCAAAGCCTCCGAAACAGCCTGATGTTCGCCATCCTCACCGCCACCGTGACCGTGATCATCACCCTATGCCTCGCCGCCCTCACCAGCAACGCCTTCAACGCTGCGGACATCCTGGCGGCCTCGGGCCTTTTTGGCTCGCAGTCGCCGAGGATCATGGTGCTCAAGTACGCGTCGTCGTCCATATTCCTGCTGGCGAGCTTCCTCTGCAGCTCGATGGCGGTCGGGTTCTTGGTGGACGCCAACTTCCTGATCAATGCGATCGGGGAGTTTGCGCCAGGGGGAGGAGGGTACACGGAGGCGGTGGTGGAGAGGGGGTTTGCGGTGGCGGTGGTCGGGAATAGGGTGTTTTGTATGGCGCTGCCGCTTATGTTGTGGTTATTCGGGCCGCTGTCGGTGGCGATCTCCTCCGCCGCGCTCGTGTGGGGGCTCTATGAGCTTGATTTTGTTGCTTCTCTCTCCACAATTGTTGTTTGA